A genomic window from Nicotiana sylvestris chromosome 11, ASM39365v2, whole genome shotgun sequence includes:
- the LOC104220909 gene encoding nod factor hydrolase protein 1-like, which translates to MASPKPNVLFSFVILCFAFACAMAHPPSKGVKGAYYPSWAFSTFPPSSIDTSFFTHIYYAFLVPNNTTFKFEIDDETSTLLFNFTSTLRSKRPSVKTLFSVGGGGEGPARFSRMASTAVSRLTFIKSSIEVARKYNFDGIDLDWEFPQNKKDMENLAILLDQWRVEVKKESWTTKRQPLLITAAVYFSVDFFLSDEFRSYPVRSINRNLDWINLMCYDYRGSWDTSATGAPAALFDTKSNISTSYGVRSWIKAGAIRSKLIMGLPLYGRTWKLKDPNVHGIGAPGIGIGPGDQGTMTYREVEKFNKENNAKVVFDIATVSTYSVAGNSWIGYDDTRSVSMKIGYAQAQRLRGYFFWAVAGDLDWKISRTAKQLWIVS; encoded by the exons atggctagTCCTAAACCCAATGTTCTGTTTAGTtttgttatcttatgttttgccTTTGCTTGTGCTATGGCACACCCTCCATCTAAAGGAGTTAAAGGTGCATATTATCCTTCTTGGGCATTTTCAACTTTTCCACCATCATCTATAGATACATCTTTTTTCACTCATATCTACTATGCATTTCTTGTTCCAAACAACACCACCTTTAAATTCGAAATCGATGACGAAACGTCCACTCTCCTCTTCAACTTCACCTCTACCCTCCGATCGAAAAGACCGTCCGTTAAGACGCTCTTTTCGGTTGGTGGAGGGGGCGAAGGACCTGCTAGATTTTCACGCATGGCGTCAACAGCTGTCTCTCGTTTGACATTTATAAAATCTAGCATAGAAGTAGCCAGAAAGTATAATTTTGATGGAATTGATCTTGATTGGGAATTTCCTCAAAACAAAAAAGACATGGAAAATTTGGCTATTTTATTAGACCAATGGAGGGTTGAGGTCAAAAAAGAATCTTGGACAACAAAAAGGCAACCCCTTTTGATCACAGCAGCTGTTTATTTCTCAGTTGATTTCTTTTTATCTGATGAATTCAGATCATACCCTGTACGTTCAATTAACAGGAATTTAGATTGGATCAACTTAATGTGCTACGATTATCGCGGATCGTGGGACACATCTGCCACGGGTGCACCAGCTGCATTATTCGACACGAAAAGTAACATTAGTACAAGTTATGGAGTAAGGTCATGGATTAAAGCCGGAGCAATAAGAAGCAAATTAATTATGGGATTGCCATTATATGGTAGGACATGGAAATTAAAAGATCCTAATGTACATGGAATTGGTGCACCAGGAATTGGTATTGGTCCTGGAGATCAAGGGACAATGACATATAGGGAAGTAGAGAAatttaataaagaaaataatGCTAAGGTTGTATTTGATATTGCAACAGTTTCTACATATTCTGTGGCTGGGAATTCTTGGATTGGATATGATGATACTAGATCTGTTTCAATGAAGATAGGATATGCTCAAGCTCAAAGACTTCGTGGATACTTCTTTTGGGCTGTTGCTGGTGATCTTGAttggaaaatctcaagaacag CTAAACAGTTGTGGATTGTTTCATAA
- the LOC104220908 gene encoding class V chitinase CHIT5-like: MPPVPASCPPSVPSAPYSSPPSPSMPSIPVSSPPIMPLVPAPVPYPSMPVPAPGPTPTPSGIKGAYWLSWLAESAPSSSIPTEYFTHIFYAFAVPDNTSFQLLVSQTDEQSMINFTATIHSQSHATKTMLSIGGDTGSPVLPSMTSCHDNRASFIKSTIDVARKCGFDGLDLDWEFPTKSENMHNLALLLKEWRHAISIESLTSSRPPLILSTAVSFSPDPLLSGTFYPEDALRNYLDFLNPMCYNYKGSWDTSATGAPALLYDKSSNISTSYGISAWKQNGIPSTKIVMGIPLFGKSWKLKDPNDHRIGAPAVGVGPGTQGEMSYDNIVTFNSENNATIVYNNETVSTYSYVGTNWIGYDDINSITKKIKYAKTQGIGGYFFWALGYDSNWTLSRAASMAWDDEI; this comes from the exons ATGCCTCCGGTCCCAGCTTCCTGTCCACCATCCGTGCCTTCGGCTCCCTACTCTAGTCCACCTTCACCCTCCATGCCTTCAATTCCTGTCTCTAGTCCACCAATCATGCCTCTGGTTCCTGCCCCAGTGCCATATCCCAGTATGCCTGTTCCCGCACCAGGACCTACGCCTACGCCTTCTGGCATCAAAGGTGCATACTGGCTTTCATGGCTAGCTGAATCAGCTCCTTCATCAAGCATCCCTACTGAATATTTCACCCACATTTTCTATGCGTTTGCTGTGCCTGATAATACATCATTCCAGTTGCTCGTAAGCCAAACTGACGAGCAATCAATGATTAACTTCACGGCTACAATCCATTCTCAGAGCCATGCAACGAAGACCATGCTATCAATAGGAGGAGACACAGGTTCACCGGTTCTCCCCAGTATGACGAGTTGCCATGATAATCGCGCTTCATTCATCAAATCAACGATCGATGTAGCTAGAAAGTGTGGCTTTGATGGCCTTGATCTTGATTGGGAATTCCCAACCAAATCAGAAAACATGCACAATCTAGCATTACTATTAAAAGAATGGCGTCACGCCATCAGCATAGAGTCATTAACTTCCTCTAGACCTCCACTCATCCTATCCACCGCTGTTTCCTTCTCTCCTGATCCTCTCTTATCAGGTACATTTTATCCTGAAGATGCACTAAGAAACTATCTTGATTTCTTGAACCCTATGTGCTATAATTACAAGGGCTCGTGGGATACTTCAGCGACTGGTGCTCCCGCCTTGTTATACGACAAGTCTAGCAATATTAGCACCAGTTATGGAATTTCAGCCTGGAAACAAAATGGGATTCCTTCAACAAAGATAGTTATGGGAATTCCTTTATTTGGAAAGTCATGGAAATTGAAGGATCCAAATGATCATAGAATTGGAGCTCCTGCAGTAGGAGTTGGTCCTGGAACTCAAGGAGAAATGTCATATGATAATATAGTAACATTCAATTCAGAAAACAATGCCACTATTGTATATAATAATGAAACAGTTTCAACATATTCATATGTTGGAACAAATTGGATTGGATATGATGACATTAATTCAATCACAAAAAAGATTAAGTATGCTAAGACTCAGGGAATTGGTGGTTACTTTTTCTGGGCACTTGGCTATGACAGCAACTGGACTCTTTCTAGAGCAG CTTCTATGGCATGGGATGATGAAATTTGA